One genomic region from Roseofilum reptotaenium CS-1145 encodes:
- a CDS encoding murein hydrolase activator EnvC family protein yields the protein MGNRLSISVVELGKMRQRFLQFLVAGLMMVYLWFSGNAIASASPSVDQLQQQQEQLEQDQKLISKEQGRLKHLEKAAQEHLKGLEGTLKLTKSQLKGIEDQIEGTTQNLDRLKGEIHTQKLEYQDLAEGAIARFQFLQRQPRHSGLSILLQSETLTDFLSRRHRLTQLALADRQLLLTVKTALDETQQQTLDVEQTYNQLLLMRQQLVNQKSDYQTQSQVQVQLIERLNSDQQALEAAHLQLQKDSQNLETLIRERLETSSLSLRKVLKLKPGKMLTPSYGEFSSNFGWRTHPIFGYQRFHAGMDFAADYGAPIYAAQNGIVLYAGWYGGYGNTVILDHGNGITSLYAHASQVYVREGQSVTQGDVIAATGSTGLSTGPHLHFEVRENGTPVDPMNYLT from the coding sequence ATGGGTAATCGATTAAGTATTTCAGTTGTGGAGTTGGGTAAGATGAGGCAAAGGTTTCTCCAGTTCCTGGTTGCGGGTTTGATGATGGTTTATTTGTGGTTCTCAGGAAATGCGATCGCCTCTGCGTCACCTTCAGTCGATCAGCTTCAACAACAACAGGAACAACTCGAACAGGATCAAAAACTGATTTCCAAGGAACAAGGGCGCTTGAAACACCTAGAGAAAGCTGCTCAAGAACACCTGAAAGGTCTTGAAGGCACTTTAAAGCTGACGAAAAGTCAACTCAAGGGGATTGAAGATCAAATTGAAGGCACGACCCAAAATCTCGATCGCCTCAAGGGAGAAATACACACCCAGAAACTAGAGTATCAAGACTTAGCTGAAGGCGCGATCGCCCGCTTCCAATTTCTGCAACGACAACCGCGTCATTCCGGGTTATCCATATTGCTTCAGAGTGAAACCCTCACCGACTTTCTCAGTCGTCGTCATCGCTTAACACAACTGGCACTGGCGGATCGCCAACTGCTGCTCACCGTTAAAACAGCTTTGGATGAGACCCAACAACAGACTCTAGATGTTGAACAAACCTATAATCAACTGTTACTGATGCGCCAACAATTGGTCAATCAAAAAAGTGATTATCAAACCCAAAGCCAAGTTCAAGTCCAATTAATTGAACGGTTGAATAGCGATCAACAAGCTCTAGAAGCCGCCCATCTTCAATTACAAAAAGACTCTCAAAACTTAGAAACCTTAATTCGCGAGCGCCTGGAAACTTCATCCTTGTCCTTACGGAAAGTGCTTAAGCTCAAACCCGGGAAAATGCTTACCCCCAGTTATGGGGAATTTTCCAGTAATTTTGGCTGGCGCACTCACCCCATTTTCGGCTACCAACGGTTTCATGCAGGGATGGATTTTGCGGCTGACTATGGCGCTCCTATCTATGCGGCTCAAAATGGGATTGTTCTATACGCTGGATGGTATGGGGGTTATGGGAATACGGTGATTCTCGATCATGGGAATGGCATTACGAGTCTCTATGCCCATGCCAGTCAAGTCTATGTGCGGGAAGGACAAAGTGTTACCCAAGGAGATGTAATTGCCGCGACTGGATCGACTGGACTGTCTACTGGGCCCCATTTGCACTTTGAAGTAAGGGAAAATGGCACTCCCGTCGATCCGATGAATTATCTGACTTAA
- the sds gene encoding solanesyl diphosphate synthase has translation MTSTTSLFHPVEADVDLLTENLKQLVSARHPILFAAAEYLFGAGGKRLRPAIVLLISRATTANPEISDRHRRLAEITEMIHTASLVHDDVVDESDLRRGLPTVHSSFGNRIAVLAGDFLFAQSSWYLANLDNLAVVKLLSEVIMDLAEGEIQQGLRRFDTSLSLEEYLEKSYYKTASLIANSAKAAGVLSSVSEQMAQNLYVYGRNLGLAFQIVDDILDFTGSDEALGKPAASDLKNGNLTAPVLYALEEHPGLETLIEREFKEPGDLEQALSWIDKSQGLPLSRELAAKHARLARESLADLPKTESYETLINLTDYVLRRLY, from the coding sequence ATGACCTCAACGACCTCCTTATTCCATCCAGTTGAAGCAGACGTTGATCTGCTAACGGAAAACTTGAAACAGTTGGTTAGTGCGCGTCATCCCATCCTGTTTGCAGCCGCTGAGTATCTCTTTGGAGCAGGAGGGAAGCGCTTAAGACCCGCCATTGTCCTCTTAATCTCTAGGGCAACCACTGCCAACCCAGAAATTAGCGATCGCCATCGGCGTTTAGCGGAAATCACCGAAATGATCCATACTGCTAGCCTCGTCCATGATGATGTGGTGGACGAATCGGATCTACGTCGGGGTCTACCCACAGTTCACAGTAGTTTTGGCAATCGTATCGCTGTCTTAGCTGGGGATTTCCTATTTGCCCAATCTTCCTGGTATTTAGCCAACTTAGATAATCTTGCGGTCGTCAAGCTGCTATCAGAAGTCATTATGGATTTGGCTGAAGGAGAAATTCAACAAGGACTGAGACGATTTGATACGAGTTTATCCCTGGAAGAGTATTTAGAAAAAAGTTATTACAAAACTGCATCGCTGATTGCCAATAGTGCAAAAGCAGCCGGTGTTTTGAGCAGTGTCTCCGAACAGATGGCCCAAAACTTATATGTATATGGGCGTAATTTAGGGTTAGCCTTTCAAATTGTAGATGATATTCTCGATTTTACCGGTTCTGATGAAGCACTGGGCAAACCCGCAGCTTCAGATTTGAAAAACGGCAATCTCACAGCTCCCGTATTATATGCCTTGGAAGAACACCCAGGTTTAGAGACCTTGATTGAGCGCGAATTTAAGGAACCCGGAGATTTAGAACAAGCTCTAAGTTGGATTGATAAATCTCAAGGATTACCGCTCTCCCGTGAGCTGGCGGCTAAACATGCTCGTTTGGCTCGTGAATCTTTAGCAGATCTGCCGAAAACAGAATCTTACGAAACGCTGATCAATCTTACTGACTATGTACTACGTCGTTTATATTAG
- a CDS encoding LysR family transcriptional regulator: MELSLLKTFVDVVKQGSFAAVARERNVDPSSVSRAIARLETELSLRLLQRTLLPSWLIADDLRDRKLINVFPYYAVTATSFNTAAWLLYPSRAYIPLKVQVFIDFLKQSISGEV, encoded by the coding sequence ATGGAATTATCGCTTCTGAAAACATTTGTCGATGTCGTTAAGCAAGGCAGTTTTGCAGCAGTGGCACGAGAGCGCAACGTTGACCCTTCATCTGTGTCACGGGCGATCGCTCGTTTAGAAACAGAACTGAGTCTGCGCTTACTCCAGCGCACATTACTCCCTAGCTGGTTAATTGCAGATGATTTACGAGATCGCAAGCTGATTAATGTGTTTCCATATTATGCTGTAACAGCAACAAGCTTCAATACCGCCGCTTGGTTACTCTATCCTTCCCGGGCTTATATTCCGCTCAAAGTTCAAGTGTTCATTGATTTTCTCAAGCAATCTATTTCGGGTGAAGTGTAG
- a CDS encoding NAD(P)H-quinone oxidoreductase subunit H, whose protein sequence is MTRIETKTDPMVINMGPHHPSMHGVLRLIVTLDGEDVIDCEPVIGYLHRGMEKIAENRTNIMFVPYVSRWDYAAGMFNEAITVNAPEQLAGIEVPKRASYIRVIMLELNRIANHLLWLGPFLADVGAQTPFFYIFRERELIYDLWEAATGQRLINNNYFRMGGVAADLPYGWVDKCIDFCDYFDPKVDEYEKLITNNPIFRRRIEGIGTISREEAINWGLSGPMLRGSGVKWDLRKVDHYECYDDFDWEVQWETAGDCFARYLVRIREMRESIKILRQALKGLPGGPYENLEAKRMAAGPKSEWSGFDYQFLGKKVAPTFKIPSGEHYVRLESGKGELGVFIQGCDDMFPWRFKIRAADFNNLQILPHLLRGMKVADIMAILGSIDIIMGSVDR, encoded by the coding sequence ATGACCAGGATTGAGACCAAAACCGACCCAATGGTTATCAACATGGGGCCGCATCATCCCTCCATGCACGGAGTTTTGCGGTTAATCGTCACCCTCGACGGAGAAGACGTGATTGACTGCGAACCAGTCATCGGTTATCTCCATCGAGGTATGGAAAAAATCGCCGAAAACCGCACCAACATCATGTTTGTCCCCTATGTTAGCCGTTGGGATTATGCAGCAGGGATGTTTAATGAAGCCATTACAGTCAACGCTCCCGAACAATTGGCAGGGATAGAAGTCCCCAAACGCGCCAGCTATATTCGGGTCATTATGCTCGAACTCAACCGTATTGCCAACCACCTTCTGTGGCTTGGCCCTTTCCTGGCTGATGTTGGCGCTCAAACGCCCTTTTTCTACATCTTTCGAGAGCGAGAACTTATTTATGACCTCTGGGAAGCAGCCACAGGCCAACGCCTCATTAACAATAACTATTTTCGCATGGGCGGTGTAGCGGCCGACTTACCCTACGGTTGGGTCGATAAATGTATCGACTTTTGCGACTACTTTGACCCCAAAGTGGATGAATATGAAAAGCTGATTACCAATAACCCCATTTTCCGCCGTCGGATTGAAGGAATTGGTACCATTTCCCGGGAAGAAGCCATCAATTGGGGACTCTCTGGCCCCATGTTACGGGGTTCGGGGGTGAAGTGGGATTTACGCAAAGTAGACCACTATGAATGCTACGATGACTTCGATTGGGAAGTCCAATGGGAAACGGCTGGTGACTGCTTTGCCCGTTATCTGGTGCGGATTCGGGAAATGCGAGAATCGATTAAGATCCTTCGCCAAGCCTTAAAAGGACTACCCGGTGGCCCCTACGAGAACCTCGAAGCCAAACGCATGGCAGCCGGGCCAAAATCAGAGTGGAGTGGCTTTGATTATCAATTTTTGGGTAAAAAAGTAGCGCCAACGTTCAAAATTCCCTCTGGAGAACATTATGTTCGCCTAGAGTCTGGAAAAGGAGAATTAGGCGTATTTATTCAAGGATGTGATGATATGTTTCCTTGGCGCTTTAAGATTCGGGCGGCTGATTTTAATAATTTGCAAATTCTGCCCCATTTGTTGCGCGGCATGAAAGTGGCCGATATTATGGCGATTCTCGGTAGTATCGATATCATTATGGGGTCAGTCGATCGCTAA
- the htpG gene encoding molecular chaperone HtpG: protein MTTVLEQGTISIHTENIFPIIKKSLYSDHEIFFRELVSNAVDAIAKLKMVSHTDDFSGEVGEPEIVITVDKEKKTLSISDNGIGMTADEVKKYINQVAFSSAEEFLEKYKGTTEEGIIGHFGLGFYSSFMVAKQVEIDTLSYRNGAQAVHWTCDGSPAFKLEDSERTTRGTTIILTLMDEEEEYLEPTRIKQLVKTYCDFMPVSIKLDEEQINKRDALWRKSPRDLTDEDYLEFYRYLYPFQEEPLLWIHLKTDYPFLLNGILYFPKLKPDVDVTKGQIKLFCNQVFVSEHCEEIIPKFLLPMRGVIDSPDIPLNVSRSALQMDRTVRRIADFVAKKVGDRLKEQYRDSREDYIKSWKDLGTFVKFGCLNDDKFKGQVEEIVIYRTTWEGETTESSPEVQVQAEEGDAWQEVQSSNKDAQGHTYTTLKEYLERNKERHENRVFYCTDEVNQGTYIQLHQNQGLEVLYMDSFIDPHFISFLEREHSDVKFSRVDAEIDEQLLEQDKDKEIVDPKTNTTASEQIKELFEKALSKPKLQIRTESLKGNNDEQNPPAMVLLPEFMRRLQEMNAMFQQETAKFPEEHILLVNTAHPLIQDLLRLSQGSIISGEGSSPSAELANLICNQVYDLALMAQKGFDAGGMKSFVDRSTQVLTRLTAKA from the coding sequence ATGACAACTGTACTCGAACAAGGAACCATCAGTATTCATACTGAGAATATTTTCCCGATTATCAAAAAATCTCTCTATTCTGACCATGAGATTTTCTTTCGGGAATTAGTCTCTAACGCAGTAGATGCGATCGCCAAACTCAAAATGGTCTCTCACACCGATGACTTTTCCGGTGAAGTCGGAGAACCCGAAATCGTAATTACTGTTGATAAAGAGAAGAAAACCCTCTCTATTAGCGATAACGGCATCGGCATGACGGCTGATGAAGTCAAAAAATATATTAACCAAGTTGCCTTTTCTAGCGCAGAAGAATTCCTAGAAAAATATAAAGGAACCACAGAAGAAGGCATTATTGGCCACTTTGGTCTAGGGTTTTATTCCTCCTTCATGGTGGCCAAACAAGTTGAAATCGATACTCTGTCCTATCGCAATGGAGCGCAAGCAGTTCATTGGACTTGTGACGGTTCCCCAGCATTCAAACTGGAAGATTCGGAACGTACTACCCGAGGAACCACGATTATTCTTACCCTCATGGACGAAGAGGAAGAATACTTAGAACCCACTCGGATTAAGCAGTTGGTGAAAACCTACTGTGATTTTATGCCGGTTTCCATTAAGCTCGACGAAGAGCAAATTAATAAACGGGATGCTCTATGGCGTAAATCTCCACGAGATCTGACGGATGAGGACTATCTAGAGTTTTATCGCTATCTCTATCCGTTCCAAGAAGAACCCCTACTCTGGATTCATCTAAAAACGGATTATCCCTTCTTGCTCAATGGGATTCTCTATTTCCCCAAACTCAAGCCTGATGTAGATGTCACCAAAGGACAGATCAAGCTGTTCTGCAATCAGGTGTTCGTCTCCGAGCATTGCGAGGAAATTATTCCTAAGTTCCTGCTTCCTATGCGAGGGGTAATTGATAGTCCCGATATTCCCCTAAATGTGTCAAGATCTGCCCTTCAGATGGATCGCACCGTTCGGAGAATAGCAGACTTTGTCGCCAAAAAAGTCGGCGATCGCCTCAAAGAACAGTACCGCGATTCCCGCGAAGACTACATCAAGAGCTGGAAAGACTTAGGCACATTCGTTAAATTCGGCTGCCTCAACGACGACAAATTTAAAGGCCAAGTCGAAGAGATCGTCATCTACCGTACCACCTGGGAAGGGGAAACGACTGAAAGTTCCCCAGAAGTCCAAGTGCAAGCCGAAGAAGGTGACGCTTGGCAAGAAGTTCAATCCAGCAACAAAGACGCTCAAGGTCATACCTATACCACCTTAAAAGAATACCTAGAGCGCAACAAAGAACGGCACGAAAATCGCGTATTCTACTGCACCGATGAAGTCAACCAAGGAACCTATATCCAACTTCACCAAAACCAAGGTTTAGAAGTCCTCTATATGGATTCCTTCATCGATCCTCACTTTATCAGCTTCCTAGAGCGCGAGCATTCTGATGTCAAGTTCTCCCGCGTGGATGCTGAAATTGATGAGCAACTGTTGGAGCAGGACAAAGACAAAGAAATTGTCGATCCCAAAACCAATACCACTGCCAGCGAACAAATCAAAGAACTGTTCGAGAAAGCGCTCAGTAAACCCAAACTTCAGATTCGCACTGAATCCTTGAAAGGCAATAATGATGAACAAAACCCACCCGCAATGGTGTTATTGCCGGAATTCATGCGCCGTTTGCAGGAAATGAACGCCATGTTCCAACAAGAAACCGCGAAGTTTCCTGAAGAACATATTCTGTTAGTCAATACAGCTCATCCCTTAATTCAAGACTTATTGCGATTAAGTCAAGGCAGCATTATTTCCGGTGAAGGATCTTCTCCTTCCGCGGAGTTAGCTAACCTGATTTGCAATCAAGTTTACGATTTAGCTCTGATGGCACAAAAAGGCTTTGATGCAGGTGGAATGAAATCTTTTGTCGATCGCTCGACTCAAGTCTTAACCCGCTTAACTGCGAAAGCATAA
- a CDS encoding ankyrin repeat domain-containing protein, which translates to MMSDLDRQLIQAVKSKNLSLVKELLNAGANPNVTDGNQHILRMCEYEREIRYELVKAGAWENRLKTELVAALPYGIEVVRTLVEKGADVNVQTIGGGTPLSVAAGRGDQDMVFLLIESGADLDAEAPLLCALKGKHWEIAMQLLHEGADPNVTDDFNTRAIALTVAAGNYPKANEVLKALLAAGVDVNQEISGITIYPESEANQALEELEAIKAQPSPSPNVEPIHIRDTFPLTLAARCGCAQTVAILVEAGAHLHQKDGEGLSAFDWATFNQDTQVFEVLRSFGIIDTQIFPSLDEILLKAAVAGAVDAARSAIEQGADVNTRDPRRDTRNKTPLMLAAREGHVDMVNLLLSAGANPNLDDLAGGEVPFYFSGSYHTDFLKQHGYQAGRTALMLAVEASHLNVIEALLAAKPDLNQQDGLNVTALMIACEKGHLDIVQRLLAEGADINVQAKGVSALNIAVWEKQEEIALFLIHQGADFLVQSQEGDTLLMRAAGMGSLALVQLLLSKGMDVNARNGDSTALIHALTYYNSEEENLEVIEALLAAGADPNLGYKGGTALTRAVYRGSIDAIRALLAAGVDIEQRDREGRTTLSLAKFCGRSDILNLLREQVGDRAQELEEEDNPRADVEYDYPDFSERGRNPTYAEAVQELADICGDKPIEFSDLEGGFYINVRTNKRKDLDVETVQNQFRAKGCYVFASSRTLFDDLPERLTIFPTTDKYEAIAAMGTNGCNYGVGTGYVLQWLQELEAKQPFVITYIRYDSLGLRFLSPLEDVEYWADEMYEFCPDIIDQGFMEREKLVQCLKTSDRISFWWD; encoded by the coding sequence ATGATGTCCGATCTTGACCGCCAACTGATTCAAGCGGTTAAAAGTAAAAACCTTTCTCTGGTCAAGGAATTGCTCAATGCTGGAGCTAATCCCAATGTGACAGATGGCAACCAACATATACTACGGATGTGTGAATACGAGAGAGAAATTCGCTACGAATTAGTCAAGGCTGGAGCTTGGGAAAATCGACTCAAAACTGAATTGGTGGCAGCCCTTCCCTATGGGATTGAGGTCGTCCGCACCCTAGTCGAGAAAGGAGCAGATGTGAATGTGCAGACCATTGGTGGTGGAACGCCTCTTTCTGTAGCTGCTGGCAGGGGTGATCAAGACATGGTATTTCTGTTAATTGAGTCGGGTGCCGATCTTGATGCTGAAGCGCCTCTCCTTTGTGCGCTTAAAGGTAAGCATTGGGAAATTGCTATGCAATTACTTCATGAGGGAGCCGATCCGAATGTAACCGATGACTTTAACACAAGAGCGATCGCCTTAACTGTAGCCGCAGGTAATTACCCAAAAGCTAATGAAGTCTTAAAAGCACTTCTGGCTGCTGGTGTCGATGTCAATCAAGAGATTTCGGGGATTACGATTTACCCTGAATCTGAAGCCAATCAAGCCCTAGAAGAACTCGAAGCCATCAAAGCTCAACCTTCTCCATCTCCTAACGTCGAACCCATTCATATTAGGGATACATTTCCCTTGACTTTGGCGGCTCGATGTGGGTGCGCTCAAACGGTTGCCATTCTTGTAGAAGCTGGCGCTCATCTCCATCAAAAGGATGGTGAAGGTTTGAGTGCCTTTGATTGGGCAACTTTTAACCAAGATACCCAAGTTTTCGAGGTGCTGCGCTCCTTTGGCATTATAGATACTCAAATCTTCCCCTCCCTCGATGAAATTCTGCTCAAAGCAGCCGTTGCGGGGGCAGTGGATGCGGCGAGATCGGCTATTGAGCAAGGAGCAGATGTGAATACTCGCGATCCAAGGCGCGATACGAGAAATAAAACGCCACTGATGTTAGCCGCAAGGGAAGGCCATGTAGACATGGTAAACCTACTCCTCTCGGCTGGTGCTAACCCCAATCTCGATGACCTGGCTGGTGGAGAGGTACCCTTCTACTTTTCTGGTTCTTATCATACTGATTTCTTAAAACAGCATGGTTACCAAGCCGGGAGAACAGCCCTCATGTTAGCAGTGGAAGCCAGTCACCTCAATGTTATAGAGGCTTTATTGGCAGCTAAACCCGACTTGAATCAACAGGATGGCTTGAACGTAACTGCCCTGATGATTGCCTGTGAGAAGGGACATCTGGACATTGTGCAACGATTATTGGCTGAAGGGGCTGATATAAATGTGCAAGCCAAAGGTGTCAGTGCTTTAAACATTGCTGTTTGGGAAAAACAGGAAGAAATCGCCCTGTTCTTGATTCATCAAGGAGCTGATTTTCTGGTTCAGAGTCAAGAGGGGGACACTTTATTGATGCGAGCTGCGGGTATGGGTTCTTTAGCGTTAGTGCAGCTCTTGTTAAGTAAAGGGATGGATGTGAATGCTAGGAATGGCGACAGCACTGCTCTAATTCATGCCTTGACTTACTACAATTCAGAGGAAGAAAATCTTGAGGTGATTGAGGCTTTGTTAGCAGCAGGAGCTGACCCTAATTTGGGTTATAAGGGAGGAACAGCTTTAACCAGAGCGGTTTATCGAGGCAGTATCGATGCAATTCGTGCATTACTGGCTGCGGGGGTGGATATTGAGCAACGAGACCGAGAGGGTCGAACAACATTGAGCCTAGCCAAGTTTTGTGGTCGCTCTGATATCTTAAACCTATTGCGGGAACAGGTAGGCGATCGCGCTCAAGAATTGGAAGAAGAAGACAATCCTCGCGCTGATGTGGAGTATGACTATCCTGATTTTTCGGAGCGCGGGCGCAATCCTACCTATGCTGAAGCGGTGCAAGAATTAGCAGACATCTGCGGCGATAAACCGATTGAATTTAGCGATCTTGAGGGCGGATTTTACATCAATGTTAGAACCAATAAACGCAAGGATTTAGATGTAGAAACGGTGCAAAATCAGTTCAGGGCCAAGGGATGCTATGTTTTTGCTTCGAGTCGCACCCTCTTTGATGACTTACCCGAACGTTTGACAATCTTTCCCACTACTGATAAATATGAGGCGATCGCCGCTATGGGCACAAATGGCTGTAACTATGGGGTTGGTACAGGTTATGTGTTGCAATGGTTGCAAGAATTAGAAGCCAAACAGCCGTTTGTTATTACCTATATTCGTTACGATTCGTTAGGCCTTCGCTTCCTTTCCCCCCTAGAAGATGTCGAGTATTGGGCCGATGAAATGTATGAATTCTGCCCCGACATCATTGACCAAGGATTTATGGAGCGGGAGAAGCTCGTTCAATGTTTGAAAACGAGCGATCGCATCAGCTTTTGGTGGGATTAA
- a CDS encoding AlbA family DNA-binding domain-containing protein encodes MNSYKDRDNYFVNFENNPTHENFKHLIQQNTGEKSYIDFKCEWLDFATVARHILAFANSGGGCLVIGVEDTQRSPIGLYKSKDETEIRQGIQKYLPNKFIGNWANLIELHDFNYNEGEDSDFNGKKFQVLIVRDDYRLIPFLSVKEAKNDKNKTILQVDTVYIRRGTSSCPVNDEELQKLINRRIEAGYSSKHLLDLSEHLEQLKILYKEKEDCMNITKRRRKDIRSNSGFNGFFDREYSDFVDKLIKQKRLIIERCLSL; translated from the coding sequence ATGAACTCTTATAAGGATCGAGACAACTATTTTGTCAATTTTGAAAATAATCCAACACACGAAAATTTTAAACACTTGATTCAACAAAATACTGGAGAGAAAAGTTACATTGACTTCAAGTGTGAATGGCTTGACTTTGCTACTGTAGCTAGGCATATTTTAGCTTTTGCTAACTCTGGTGGAGGATGTTTGGTGATAGGAGTAGAGGATACTCAACGTAGTCCAATAGGTTTATATAAATCGAAGGATGAAACAGAAATTCGGCAAGGCATTCAAAAATATTTGCCCAATAAATTTATAGGAAATTGGGCAAATTTGATCGAATTACATGACTTTAATTATAACGAAGGAGAAGATTCTGACTTTAATGGAAAGAAATTTCAGGTACTTATAGTTAGAGATGACTATAGATTGATTCCATTCTTGAGCGTGAAAGAGGCTAAGAATGATAAAAACAAAACTATTTTACAAGTAGATACTGTCTATATTCGACGTGGAACCAGTTCCTGTCCAGTTAATGATGAAGAACTACAAAAGTTAATCAACAGACGAATTGAAGCCGGTTACTCTTCAAAACACCTTCTTGACTTATCAGAACATCTAGAACAACTTAAAATATTGTATAAGGAAAAAGAAGACTGTATGAATATAACAAAAAGGAGGAGAAAAGATATACGTTCAAATTCTGGATTTAACGGTTTTTTTGATCGAGAATACTCTGATTTTGTTGATAAACTTATCAAACAAAAGAGATTGATAATAGAAAGATGCTTATCGCTATAG
- a CDS encoding tellurite resistance TerB family protein codes for MGLFDAFRKDTVKNSQLTLGPAEAFAAIMLLVVAADGYLADDEVRLLNTTLSRMRLFRSYSDDVMRRMFDSLCGTLRRDGGNVLFDAAIATLPHDLYDTTFAIATDLVLADGQVSDEEEDLLGSLCRALELPDTLVNQIIQIMMIKNKG; via the coding sequence ATGGGATTATTTGATGCATTTCGCAAGGACACGGTAAAAAATAGCCAACTTACCCTTGGCCCTGCGGAAGCCTTTGCTGCCATTATGCTATTAGTAGTTGCCGCAGATGGTTACTTAGCTGATGATGAAGTTCGTCTGCTCAATACAACTCTGAGCCGTATGAGGCTCTTCCGCAGCTATTCTGATGATGTAATGCGGCGCATGTTTGACAGTCTTTGTGGAACGCTGCGGCGCGATGGTGGAAACGTTCTGTTTGATGCAGCGATCGCCACCCTACCCCATGATTTGTATGATACGACTTTTGCGATCGCCACTGATCTAGTCCTCGCCGATGGCCAAGTCAGCGACGAAGAAGAAGACCTTCTCGGTAGTTTATGCCGCGCTCTAGAATTACCCGATACTCTCGTTAATCAAATCATCCAAATCATGATGATCAAGAATAAAGGATAA